The following are encoded in a window of Caldicellulosiruptor danielii genomic DNA:
- a CDS encoding HD-GYP domain-containing protein, whose translation MKISVGNLLSAISHLIDIAQGRKEHAPKVTYISLQIAKLLKLDETRIKKIYYAAFFHDIGITVADKKFFTYHIDLSLAKKHCLLGYEFLQKLPLDRDIAEFVKYHHEFYNGSGAFGYDYAATPFVSQIINLADQIDITLDFSVPYYLQADDIREWVLKKKGILFNPVIVEAFLELAQKDRFWLDLYNPHLRQIVMALSPEDEVYFDIEQMLKFSEAISLLIDNKSPFTHVHSQQLSQTVYTIAKIMMLDSEMTNKLKIAGYLHDIGKMVVPNEILNKEGRLTKEEFFIIKSHPYYTKLILSQIPAFKDDIANWAGNHHERIDRSGYPEKLGKDELSLLDRIVAICDVYQALIEDRPYRKGLYQTQALGIISDMVKNGLFLEEEFLLLKRAVS comes from the coding sequence ATGAAAATCAGTGTGGGAAACCTTCTTTCGGCTATTTCGCACCTCATAGATATAGCTCAAGGAAGAAAAGAACATGCACCAAAGGTAACATATATCTCTCTCCAAATAGCTAAACTTTTGAAGCTTGACGAAACAAGGATAAAAAAGATATACTATGCAGCATTCTTTCATGATATAGGAATAACAGTTGCAGACAAAAAATTTTTTACATACCATATTGACCTTAGTCTTGCAAAAAAACACTGTTTGCTTGGCTATGAATTCTTGCAAAAACTGCCTTTAGATAGAGATATTGCGGAGTTTGTAAAATACCATCATGAGTTTTACAATGGTTCTGGTGCATTTGGGTACGACTATGCAGCCACACCATTTGTTTCGCAGATTATAAATCTTGCTGACCAGATTGACATCACTCTGGATTTTTCAGTTCCATATTATCTACAGGCTGACGATATAAGAGAGTGGGTTTTGAAAAAGAAAGGCATTCTCTTTAATCCTGTAATTGTTGAAGCATTTTTAGAACTTGCACAAAAAGATAGATTCTGGTTAGACCTTTATAATCCTCATTTAAGGCAAATTGTCATGGCTTTATCACCTGAAGATGAGGTTTACTTTGACATAGAGCAGATGCTCAAGTTTTCTGAAGCAATATCTTTACTTATTGACAACAAAAGTCCTTTTACCCACGTTCACTCCCAGCAGCTTTCACAAACGGTTTATACAATTGCTAAAATTATGATGTTGGATAGCGAGATGACAAACAAACTTAAAATCGCAGGATATCTTCATGATATTGGCAAAATGGTTGTGCCAAACGAAATACTCAACAAAGAAGGAAGGCTTACAAAGGAGGAATTTTTTATTATAAAATCTCACCCATATTACACGAAACTGATTCTTTCTCAAATTCCTGCCTTCAAAGACGACATTGCTAACTGGGCAGGAAATCACCATGAGAGAATAGACAGAAGTGGGTATCCCGAAAAACTTGGAAAAGATGAGCTCTCGCTTTTAGACAGAATTGTAGCCATTTGTGATGTATATCAGGCTTTAATAGAGGATAGACCTTATCGTAAAGGGCTCTATCAAACACAAGCATTGGGTATTATCTCCGACATGGTCAAAAATGGCTTATTTTTAGAAGAAGAATTTTTGCTTTTGAAAAGAGCAGTAAGCTAA
- the rpsJ gene encoding 30S ribosomal protein S10, protein MSKAQRMRIKLKSFDYKLLEQSAKKIVETAKNTGAEVSGPVPLPTDREVITIIRAPHKYKDSREQFEIKTHKRLIDIIKPTQKTVDALMRVELPAGVDIEIKLKEV, encoded by the coding sequence ATGTCAAAAGCACAGAGAATGCGAATTAAGTTGAAATCATTTGATTACAAACTTTTAGAGCAGTCAGCAAAAAAGATAGTTGAAACAGCTAAAAACACAGGGGCAGAGGTATCAGGTCCAGTTCCGCTGCCGACAGACAGAGAGGTAATTACAATCATCAGAGCTCCGCATAAGTACAAAGATTCACGTGAACAGTTTGAAATCAAAACTCACAAAAGACTTATTGACATAATCAAGCCCACACAAAAAACTGTAGATGCACTAATGCGTGTTGAACTTCCAGCAGGTGTAGATATCGAGATTAAGCTGAAGGAGGTGTAA
- a CDS encoding phosphoglucomutase/phosphomannomutase family protein has translation MIKFGTDGWRAVISKDYTFDNVKTVAQAIADYIKEIDDKRPVLVGYDTRFMSEEYARLCAGVLVANGIKTYLTKKPTPTPVVSFTVKNMNLAGAIMITASHNPPQWNGIKFKGDYGGSALPSIIAEIEKHLYKNKVKFAEPEDSNLFSYIDPDNEYFEHIEKVVDFNLIAKAKPFAIIDPMHGAGVGYVATLLDKYSIKYIQIRDERNPYFGGVNPEPIYKNLGKLIDTVVQNKADIGLATDGDADRVGAVDEKGEFIDSHRIYALLLRHLVEVKGLRGGVVKTFSTTNMVPILANKYGLKIYETPIGFKYICELFLKEDILIGGEESGGIGIKNHIPERDGILCSLLLLEIMAYYQKPISQILDELFKEIGYHYYDRIDLHLPNEIKEKTLKIISQNTEFAGRKIKEIQTLDGYKYIFEDGSWILFRASGTEPVLRVYTEQFTKEEVKRLLDEAVKFIEEFE, from the coding sequence ATGATAAAATTTGGCACAGATGGCTGGAGAGCTGTGATAAGCAAAGATTACACATTTGACAATGTAAAGACTGTTGCTCAGGCAATTGCTGATTATATCAAAGAAATTGACGATAAAAGACCTGTTCTGGTAGGTTATGATACAAGGTTTATGTCAGAAGAGTATGCTCGTCTTTGTGCAGGTGTTCTTGTTGCAAACGGGATAAAGACATATCTTACAAAAAAGCCAACACCAACACCAGTTGTATCGTTTACTGTCAAGAACATGAATTTAGCAGGTGCTATAATGATTACAGCAAGCCACAATCCACCTCAATGGAATGGTATAAAGTTTAAAGGTGATTATGGAGGTTCTGCACTTCCTTCAATCATTGCAGAAATAGAGAAGCATTTATATAAAAATAAAGTGAAATTTGCTGAGCCAGAAGATAGCAATCTGTTTTCTTATATAGATCCTGATAATGAGTATTTTGAACACATTGAAAAAGTTGTTGACTTTAATCTTATTGCCAAGGCAAAACCATTTGCAATAATTGATCCAATGCACGGTGCAGGAGTTGGATATGTTGCAACACTTCTTGATAAGTATAGCATCAAATATATCCAAATAAGAGATGAGAGAAACCCATACTTTGGAGGAGTCAATCCTGAACCCATTTATAAAAACCTTGGAAAATTAATTGATACTGTTGTCCAAAATAAAGCAGACATTGGGCTTGCAACAGATGGAGATGCAGATAGAGTTGGCGCTGTTGATGAAAAGGGTGAGTTTATTGACTCACACAGAATATATGCACTACTTTTACGACATTTAGTAGAAGTTAAAGGTTTGAGAGGCGGAGTTGTAAAGACATTCTCAACAACCAATATGGTACCTATTTTGGCAAACAAATATGGTTTAAAAATCTATGAAACGCCAATTGGATTTAAGTATATCTGCGAACTTTTCCTAAAAGAAGATATTCTCATTGGTGGTGAGGAAAGCGGAGGTATTGGAATCAAAAATCACATACCTGAAAGAGATGGAATCTTGTGTAGCTTACTGCTCCTTGAGATTATGGCTTATTATCAAAAACCAATCAGTCAAATACTTGATGAACTTTTTAAGGAAATTGGCTACCACTACTATGACAGGATTGACCTGCATTTGCCAAATGAGATAAAAGAGAAGACTTTGAAGATAATTTCCCAAAACACAGAGTTTGCAGGCAGAAAGATTAAAGAGATTCAAACACTGGATGGCTATAAATATATATTTGAAGATGGCTCATGGATACTCTTCAGAGCATCTGGCACAGAACCAGTTTTGAGAGTTTACACAGAACAGTTTACCAAAGAGGAAGTAAAAAGGCTTTTAGATGAGGCTGTGAAGTTTATAGAGGAATTTGAATAA
- the rplC gene encoding 50S ribosomal protein L3: protein MTKGILGKKIGMTQVFDEAGRAIPVTVIEAGPCVVVQKKTVEKDGYSAIQVGFEDIKESKLNKPLRGHFAKHGVKPKRFLRELRLKDADKYEVGQEIRVDIFQPGERVDVTGISKAKGFQGVIKRHGQQRGPMSHGSMYHRRVGSMGSNTFPARTFPGKKMPGRMGGERVTVLNLQVVKVDPERNLLLIKGSVPGNKNSLLIIRDSVKSK, encoded by the coding sequence ATGACAAAAGGGATACTTGGCAAGAAAATAGGTATGACCCAGGTATTTGACGAAGCAGGAAGAGCAATACCTGTTACTGTGATTGAGGCAGGACCATGTGTCGTTGTTCAGAAGAAAACTGTTGAAAAGGACGGTTATTCAGCAATTCAAGTTGGTTTTGAGGATATAAAAGAGAGCAAGCTCAATAAACCATTGAGAGGTCATTTTGCAAAACATGGAGTAAAACCAAAAAGATTTTTAAGAGAGCTGAGACTTAAAGATGCGGACAAGTATGAGGTTGGGCAAGAAATAAGGGTGGATATTTTCCAGCCGGGCGAAAGAGTAGATGTTACAGGTATTTCAAAGGCAAAAGGGTTCCAGGGTGTTATCAAAAGACATGGTCAGCAAAGAGGTCCTATGAGCCATGGTTCCATGTATCACAGAAGAGTTGGTTCAATGGGTTCAAACACATTCCCTGCAAGAACATTCCCTGGCAAGAAAATGCCTGGAAGAATGGGCGGTGAAAGGGTTACAGTTTTGAACTTGCAGGTTGTGAAGGTTGACCCAGAGAGAAACCTGCTGCTTATTAAGGGAAGCGTTCCGGGAAACAAGAATTCGCTTTTAATCATCAGAGATTCTGTCAAAAGCAAATAA
- a CDS encoding IS1634 family transposase — MFVKITKAGGYEYVKIVHNYRENGKIKQKVLLNLGRLDLLKNNESFVNVIDKLYEVFAKEKNKNATIELTEDNVSEGTILNYGYIVYRKLWELFRIDKFLEEYCYRRYKIKFDIDIVSFLMTVQRLLQPVSKLRTYEKRHQYFGFPLQEIDLNHLYRGLDILADVKEELEVYLYQKNRTLFNFQVDVVFYDVTTFYFESVKADELRKYGFSKDNKVNEVQVVMGMLIDKEGRPVGYELFAGNTIDSKTVIKVLEKLKEKFCIDKVVIVADKGINSKLNLKMIKEAGYDYIVASRLKSMSKEVLEEVFNNDGYRYLTNKDFESIYGEGFKFKVIDYENYVKDENGKKYKLEEKMVITYSSKRAKKDKQDRERFIEKAKELLREPSKIRALEKRGGKKFLKRVNSNSKEEYQLNEEAIKEDERFDGYYAIQTSKLDLTAEEILRAYHDLWKIEESFRVMKSSLEVRPIFHWTEKRIRGHFVVCFLAFLLERTLEFKLREKGKDMSSEKIKEAINSMNFMQIDVEGRKILLKAKIEQEAKEILQVMKIEPPKNLMMIEEALEEYGVRK, encoded by the coding sequence TTGTTTGTTAAAATTACTAAAGCTGGTGGATATGAGTATGTTAAAATCGTCCATAATTATAGAGAAAATGGCAAAATAAAACAAAAAGTCCTTCTTAACCTCGGAAGACTTGATCTGCTGAAAAATAATGAGTCTTTTGTAAATGTCATAGACAAACTTTATGAAGTATTTGCTAAAGAAAAAAATAAAAATGCCACCATTGAACTGACAGAAGATAATGTTTCTGAAGGAACAATATTAAACTATGGATATATTGTCTATCGCAAACTGTGGGAACTTTTTAGAATAGATAAATTCTTAGAAGAATACTGCTACAGAAGATACAAAATTAAATTTGACATTGACATTGTAAGTTTTTTAATGACAGTTCAAAGACTGCTGCAGCCAGTGAGCAAATTAAGAACATATGAAAAGAGACATCAATACTTTGGTTTTCCATTGCAAGAAATTGATTTGAATCATCTTTACAGGGGTTTAGATATATTAGCAGATGTAAAGGAAGAATTAGAAGTTTATCTTTATCAAAAGAACAGGACATTGTTTAATTTCCAGGTAGATGTTGTGTTTTATGATGTAACAACTTTTTACTTTGAGAGTGTAAAAGCTGATGAGCTAAGAAAATATGGATTTAGCAAGGACAACAAAGTCAATGAAGTTCAAGTAGTAATGGGGATGTTGATAGACAAAGAAGGAAGACCGGTTGGATATGAACTTTTTGCTGGTAACACTATAGACAGCAAAACTGTTATAAAAGTTTTGGAGAAGCTGAAGGAGAAATTTTGCATAGACAAAGTGGTAATAGTAGCAGATAAAGGTATAAACAGTAAGTTGAATCTTAAGATGATAAAGGAAGCAGGATACGATTACATTGTGGCCTCAAGGCTAAAGAGCATGAGTAAAGAAGTTTTAGAAGAAGTTTTTAACAATGATGGTTATAGATATTTAACAAATAAAGATTTTGAAAGTATATATGGAGAAGGATTTAAGTTTAAGGTAATAGATTATGAGAACTATGTAAAAGATGAGAATGGCAAAAAGTACAAGTTAGAAGAGAAGATGGTGATAACCTATTCAAGCAAGAGAGCTAAAAAAGACAAGCAGGATAGAGAGAGGTTTATAGAGAAGGCAAAAGAGCTGCTGAGAGAGCCGAGTAAAATCAGGGCTTTAGAGAAAAGAGGAGGAAAAAAGTTTTTAAAACGGGTAAATAGCAACAGTAAAGAGGAGTATCAACTTAATGAAGAAGCGATAAAGGAAGATGAAAGATTTGATGGGTATTATGCAATTCAAACGAGTAAATTAGACTTGACAGCTGAAGAGATTTTAAGAGCATACCATGATTTATGGAAAATAGAAGAATCATTTAGAGTGATGAAAAGTTCATTAGAGGTAAGACCCATTTTTCATTGGACCGAGAAGCGAATAAGAGGACATTTTGTGGTTTGTTTTTTGGCATTTCTGTTAGAAAGGACATTGGAATTTAAATTAAGGGAGAAAGGAAAAGATATGAGTAGTGAGAAAATAAAGGAAGCAATAAATTCGATGAATTTTATGCAAATAGATGTAGAAGGGAGGAAGATTTTACTGAAGGCGAAGATAGAGCAAGAAGCGAAGGAGATATTACAGGTTATGAAGATAGAGCCGCCGAAGAATTTAATGATGATAGAGGAGGCATTAGAAGAATATGGGGTGAGGAAATAG
- a CDS encoding ferritin-like domain-containing protein translates to MDWTKFAYDAPYPEPKVEEPNRHYAEILLDDYAGYASEFTAIALYSYQHFISDVKHRDFADLIIGIAQVEMKHLDLLGTTIYLLGALPKYRGSYTTYGQYWNGYFVNYDKDLKDMIKIDIQSEKEAIKNYRRHIEMIDDRFIKKLLERIILDEEKHIKLLKDYLDRKF, encoded by the coding sequence ATGGATTGGACTAAATTTGCATATGACGCACCTTATCCTGAACCAAAAGTAGAAGAGCCCAATAGACACTATGCAGAGATTCTGCTTGATGATTATGCAGGATACGCAAGTGAGTTCACCGCAATCGCTCTATATTCGTATCAGCATTTTATTAGCGACGTGAAACACAGAGATTTTGCAGACCTCATAATTGGCATTGCCCAGGTTGAGATGAAACACTTGGACCTTCTGGGTACCACAATTTATCTGCTCGGTGCCTTGCCAAAGTACAGAGGTTCTTACACAACCTATGGCCAGTACTGGAATGGATACTTTGTAAACTACGATAAAGATTTGAAAGATATGATAAAAATTGATATCCAATCTGAGAAAGAGGCTATTAAGAATTACAGGAGGCACATTGAAATGATAGATGACAGGTTCATCAAAAAGCTATTGGAAAGAATAATTTTAGATGAGGAGAAACACATAAAATTGTTAAAAGATTATCTTGATAGAAAGTTTTGA
- a CDS encoding radical SAM protein, which translates to MNRILKAPELVSWEITNQCNLRCDYCSNDDNFYNSSLPLSTEECKKIIDNLHKAEVFRINIEGGEPFLRNDLLEIIGYLNEKGYIPKIATNGTLITRELAKELANYKISTLQISLDAPNKECYSNIRGSKIYFDKILENIEYLKEFKIPICLSMVLLKTNINLVEDFIIFAKKIKVNSVRFIDFIPNSEEKMLLVPSSEEIKKAYITINKFENTSEFKIIKPYKLLSTLIFDQKNEKTIRTLLYFDGLTGKKRLYVKRQIL; encoded by the coding sequence ATGAATAGAATTTTAAAAGCACCAGAACTTGTAAGTTGGGAAATAACAAATCAATGCAATTTAAGATGTGATTATTGTTCAAATGATGACAATTTCTATAATTCATCTCTACCTCTTTCTACTGAGGAATGTAAAAAGATTATAGATAATTTACATAAAGCCGAAGTTTTTAGAATAAACATCGAAGGCGGAGAACCTTTTTTGAGAAATGATCTGTTAGAAATAATAGGATATTTAAATGAAAAAGGTTATATCCCTAAAATAGCAACTAATGGAACATTAATTACAAGAGAATTAGCCAAAGAACTTGCAAATTATAAAATATCAACATTACAAATAAGTTTAGATGCTCCAAATAAAGAATGCTACTCTAATATAAGAGGTTCTAAAATTTATTTTGACAAAATTTTAGAAAACATTGAATATTTAAAAGAATTTAAAATACCGATTTGCCTTTCAATGGTGTTGCTGAAGACAAATATTAATTTAGTGGAGGATTTTATAATATTTGCTAAAAAAATTAAAGTAAATAGTGTTAGATTTATAGATTTTATTCCTAATTCAGAAGAAAAAATGTTGTTAGTCCCTTCAAGTGAAGAAATTAAAAAAGCTTATATTACAATAAACAAATTTGAAAATACATCTGAGTTTAAAATCATAAAGCCATATAAGTTACTCAGCACTTTAATATTTGACCAAAAAAATGAAAAAACTATTCGAA
- the rplD gene encoding 50S ribosomal protein L4, with product MAKVPVYNIEGQQIGEIELNDSIFNVPINTHVLHQAVVAHLANRRQGTFAAKTRAEVRGGGRKPWRQKGTGRARQGSIRAPTWRKGGVVFAKKPRDFSIDLPKKVKRLALKCALSSKVKENNLIVLDRWDMDQYKTKEVLRVLKNLGLENQKALIVIPEKNDYLQKSTRNIPEVKTLQVGNLNVFDILKYDKFVILQDAVKKVEEVYA from the coding sequence ATGGCAAAGGTGCCGGTTTACAATATAGAAGGACAGCAAATTGGTGAGATTGAGCTTAATGACTCAATTTTCAACGTGCCGATAAATACTCATGTTCTGCACCAAGCTGTTGTTGCACACTTAGCAAACAGGCGTCAAGGAACATTTGCTGCAAAGACAAGAGCTGAGGTTCGCGGTGGTGGAAGAAAACCTTGGAGACAAAAAGGAACGGGTAGGGCAAGACAAGGATCCATCAGAGCTCCAACATGGAGAAAAGGTGGCGTTGTATTTGCTAAAAAGCCAAGAGATTTTTCAATAGACTTGCCAAAGAAGGTAAAAAGACTTGCTCTCAAGTGTGCGCTGTCGTCAAAGGTAAAAGAAAACAATCTTATTGTGCTTGACAGGTGGGATATGGACCAGTACAAGACAAAAGAGGTTTTAAGAGTTTTGAAGAATTTGGGACTTGAAAACCAAAAAGCGCTAATTGTCATTCCTGAAAAGAATGATTATTTGCAAAAGTCAACAAGGAATATTCCAGAGGTAAAAACTTTGCAGGTTGGAAACTTAAATGTATTTGACATACTCAAATATGACAAATTTGTCATCCTCCAGGATGCTGTGAAGAAAGTTGAGGAGGTGTACGCGTAA
- a CDS encoding response regulator transcription factor encodes MSEYTVYVVDDEKDILELVSEYLSQKGYAVKTFENGESFLEAFEKDEPDVVILDIMLPDIDGYEICKRIRKNSDVPIIMLSARGEELDKVLGLELGSDDYISKPFSLSELEARIKKILRRVNKGQIKQDNIIETFGIKVDFNQRNVFYNGMQIELSPKEFETFALLLKESAKVLKRSYILERIWGDPALYDERMVDDVIKRLRKKILQYRLPVEIKTMWGLGYKLEEKKDEHKD; translated from the coding sequence ATGTCTGAATACACTGTGTATGTTGTTGATGACGAAAAGGACATATTAGAACTTGTATCTGAATATTTGAGCCAAAAAGGTTATGCAGTCAAAACTTTTGAGAATGGCGAAAGTTTTTTAGAAGCATTTGAAAAAGATGAACCTGACGTGGTTATACTTGATATTATGCTCCCGGACATTGATGGTTATGAGATTTGTAAAAGAATAAGAAAAAATAGCGATGTGCCGATTATAATGCTGTCTGCAAGGGGAGAAGAGCTTGACAAAGTTTTGGGTCTTGAACTTGGAAGTGACGATTACATATCAAAGCCGTTTTCTCTTTCAGAACTTGAAGCAAGAATAAAAAAAATTTTGCGGCGGGTAAATAAGGGTCAAATAAAACAGGATAATATTATAGAAACATTTGGTATAAAAGTTGACTTTAATCAGCGGAATGTTTTTTATAACGGCATGCAAATAGAACTTTCGCCAAAAGAATTTGAAACATTCGCACTTCTTTTAAAAGAGTCGGCCAAGGTTTTAAAGAGAAGTTATATATTAGAAAGAATATGGGGAGACCCTGCGCTTTATGATGAGAGGATGGTTGACGATGTTATCAAAAGGCTAAGGAAAAAGATTTTGCAATATCGCTTGCCTGTTGAGATAAAGACAATGTGGGGTTTAGGATACAAACTTGAGGAGAAAAAAGATGAGCATAAAGATTAA
- a CDS encoding sensor histidine kinase, whose product MSIKIKIYLSYVGIILFIFIVFVILFYAWFEKNLIDQMKEDNLRFARLVEFVVTSQNKNTVNLKPFESYFESLESKILQDYIVIVSSDGTIEYSNKELDVETRVKIMKLFDENKDAQYGFEIGSIRERPSLFTIYGGKTKRIFVIIITDLARVLNFERRFFLLILQTAGLSCLFAVTIAIFISRRMIGGLLRLKEAIEQASQMRFNKKVEITSNDEIGMIATEFNRLIEKIEEYNQAQIRFLQNISHELKTPLTSVRGYAEMLKEGILDKSKMESAAEKIIWHVDRLKSLINQIIDLTKIESVENYFSFEKSVLEEVIFESILENEGYGLSKGVDIEFVPQTSTYVLCDKIRLKEAFSNIISNCIKYAKNKVTIEIKSEKDEFNVTIEDDGEGFLQGEIDKIFERFYKGKRGESGLGLSIAKAIFDKHGFVIEAENKMSKGARFKIRGKIYKEQ is encoded by the coding sequence ATGAGCATAAAGATTAAAATTTATTTATCGTACGTGGGTATAATTTTATTTATATTTATAGTTTTTGTTATCCTTTTTTATGCTTGGTTTGAAAAAAACTTGATTGACCAGATGAAAGAGGATAACCTTCGCTTTGCAAGGCTTGTAGAATTTGTTGTTACAAGCCAAAACAAGAACACAGTTAATTTGAAACCATTTGAATCGTATTTTGAAAGTTTGGAATCAAAAATTTTGCAGGACTATATTGTGATTGTAAGTAGTGATGGTACAATAGAATATTCAAATAAAGAGCTGGATGTTGAGACAAGAGTTAAAATAATGAAGCTTTTTGATGAGAACAAGGATGCTCAATATGGATTTGAGATAGGGAGCATCAGGGAAAGACCAAGTTTGTTCACAATATATGGCGGAAAAACAAAAAGAATTTTTGTAATTATTATCACTGACCTTGCAAGAGTTTTGAACTTTGAGAGAAGATTTTTCCTGCTCATTTTGCAAACAGCAGGACTTAGCTGTCTGTTTGCTGTTACCATTGCCATTTTTATATCTCGTAGGATGATTGGGGGACTTTTGCGCCTTAAAGAAGCAATAGAGCAGGCTTCCCAGATGAGGTTTAACAAAAAAGTTGAGATAACCTCAAACGATGAAATTGGTATGATCGCAACTGAATTTAACAGACTTATCGAAAAGATTGAGGAGTATAATCAAGCACAGATAAGGTTTTTACAAAACATCTCACATGAACTCAAAACACCTCTTACCTCAGTGCGTGGATATGCAGAGATGTTAAAAGAAGGAATCTTAGATAAAAGCAAGATGGAGTCTGCTGCAGAAAAAATAATTTGGCATGTTGACAGATTGAAAAGTTTGATAAACCAAATTATCGACCTTACAAAGATTGAGTCTGTTGAAAACTATTTTAGTTTTGAAAAAAGTGTGCTTGAAGAGGTTATTTTTGAGAGTATTCTGGAAAATGAAGGTTATGGACTTTCTAAAGGAGTGGATATTGAATTTGTTCCACAGACAAGCACATATGTCCTGTGCGATAAAATAAGATTAAAAGAAGCTTTTTCAAATATTATCTCAAATTGCATAAAATATGCAAAAAATAAGGTTACAATTGAGATAAAGTCTGAAAAAGATGAGTTTAACGTGACAATTGAGGATGATGGAGAGGGATTTTTGCAAGGAGAGATAGATAAAATCTTTGAAAGATTCTATAAAGGCAAAAGGGGCGAAAGCGGGCTGGGACTTTCAATTGCAAAAGCCATATTTGACAAACATGGGTTTGTGATAGAAGCTGAGAACAAAATGTCAAAAGGCGCACGCTTTAAAATAAGAGGGAAAATTTATAAAGAGCAGTAA